From the Tistrella bauzanensis genome, one window contains:
- a CDS encoding metalloregulator ArsR/SmtB family transcription factor, producing the protein MEAVAATRMFQALANETRLAVFRLLMRAEPDGLAAGAIAVCLGVVPSTLSAHLKELERAGLVTVERQGRQLIYRAETGGARALIGFLIADCCGGHPDVCADLQVGAACGPLAAPAAPRLPIEAQMTDTPQPAAAAQPAATLDRGRVYNVLFLCTGNAVRSIMAEALLNHLGRGRFRAFSAGSNPAGQPDPLALTLLERSRIPTEGLRSKNWDEYQAEGAPKFDFVFTVCDHARETCPVWPGQPMTAHWGVPDPADASGTPAERVLAVAEAFRMLNTRIGIFANLSITALDRLALQKSIDDIGRTAAA; encoded by the coding sequence ATGGAAGCCGTTGCCGCCACCCGGATGTTTCAGGCGCTCGCCAACGAGACCCGCCTCGCCGTGTTCCGCCTGCTGATGCGCGCGGAGCCCGACGGGCTGGCCGCGGGTGCGATCGCGGTCTGTCTGGGGGTCGTGCCCTCGACGCTCTCAGCTCATCTGAAAGAGCTTGAGCGGGCAGGGCTGGTGACCGTTGAACGCCAGGGCCGGCAGTTGATCTATCGGGCCGAAACCGGCGGGGCGCGGGCATTGATCGGTTTCCTGATCGCCGATTGCTGTGGCGGCCACCCTGATGTCTGCGCGGATTTGCAGGTGGGGGCCGCATGCGGTCCGCTCGCGGCACCAGCCGCACCCCGTCTGCCGATCGAGGCTCAGATGACCGACACCCCCCAGCCTGCCGCCGCCGCCCAGCCCGCTGCGACCCTGGATCGCGGCCGTGTCTACAACGTGCTGTTCCTGTGCACCGGCAATGCCGTGCGCAGCATCATGGCCGAAGCGCTGTTGAACCATCTGGGTCGCGGCCGCTTCCGCGCCTTCAGCGCCGGCAGCAACCCGGCTGGCCAGCCCGATCCGCTGGCGCTGACGCTGCTGGAGCGGTCACGCATTCCCACCGAGGGCCTGCGTTCGAAGAATTGGGACGAATACCAGGCCGAGGGTGCGCCGAAATTCGATTTCGTCTTCACCGTCTGCGACCATGCCCGCGAGACCTGCCCGGTCTGGCCGGGCCAGCCGATGACCGCCCATTGGGGCGTGCCCGACCCGGCCGATGCGTCCGGCACCCCGGCCGAGCGGGTGCTGGCGGTGGCTGAAGCCTTCCGCATGCTCAACACCCGGATCGGCATCTTCGCCAATCTGTCGATCACGGCGTTGGACCGGCTGGCCCTGCAGAAGAGCATCGATGATATCGGCCGCACGGCGGCCGCCTGA
- a CDS encoding ArsJ-associated glyceraldehyde-3-phosphate dehydrogenase, giving the protein MTRVAINGFGRIGRLVARGLLSGDHGAARAADLDLVMINDPHCPAATAAHLLEFDSVHGRMRADISAAATSMTVNGSRIAVTEAATPDACDWAAAGIDLVIEASGRFKDRASLDGHITAGARAVLVAAPVKAGALNLVVGVNDHLLGDWMGQEPTPVVTAASCTTNCLAPVVKVLHEAIGIRHGSITTVHDVTNTQTLIDAPHKDLRRARSALTSLIPTSTGSATAIGLIFPDLQGRLDGIAVRVPLLNASLTDAVFEMARETSVTEVNDLFAAAASRSLAGILGFEMRPLVSVDYRGDTRSAIVDGLSTRVIAGTQVKIYAWYDNEMGYATRMIDLAARMAGHMQVSAT; this is encoded by the coding sequence ATGACCCGCGTTGCGATCAACGGCTTCGGCCGCATCGGCCGTCTGGTCGCCCGCGGGCTGCTGAGCGGCGATCACGGGGCGGCACGCGCTGCCGACCTCGATCTGGTGATGATCAACGATCCGCATTGCCCGGCCGCGACCGCCGCCCATCTGCTGGAATTCGACAGTGTCCATGGTCGGATGCGGGCCGATATCAGCGCGGCCGCGACCAGCATGACCGTCAATGGCAGCCGGATCGCGGTCACGGAGGCCGCGACCCCGGATGCCTGCGACTGGGCGGCGGCGGGCATCGATCTGGTCATCGAGGCATCGGGCCGGTTCAAGGACCGGGCGAGCCTCGACGGCCATATCACCGCCGGCGCCCGCGCCGTGCTGGTGGCGGCGCCGGTCAAGGCCGGTGCGCTCAATCTGGTGGTGGGGGTGAATGACCACCTGCTGGGCGACTGGATGGGGCAGGAGCCGACGCCGGTGGTGACGGCGGCGTCCTGCACGACCAATTGCCTGGCACCGGTGGTGAAGGTGCTGCACGAGGCGATCGGCATCCGCCATGGCAGCATCACCACCGTCCACGACGTCACCAATACCCAGACCCTGATCGATGCGCCGCACAAGGATCTGCGCCGCGCGCGCTCGGCGCTCACCTCGCTGATCCCGACCAGCACCGGCTCGGCGACCGCGATCGGCCTGATCTTTCCCGATCTTCAGGGTCGGCTCGACGGCATCGCCGTGCGGGTGCCGCTGCTCAACGCCTCGCTCACCGATGCGGTGTTCGAAATGGCGCGCGAGACCTCGGTGACCGAGGTGAACGATCTGTTCGCGGCCGCCGCATCCAGGTCGCTCGCCGGCATCCTCGGCTTCGAGATGCGGCCGCTGGTGTCGGTGGATTATCGCGGCGACACCCGCTCGGCGATCGTCGACGGGCTGTCGACCCGGGTCATCGCCGGCACCCAGGTGAAGATCTATGCCTGGTATGACAATGAGATGGGCTATGCGACCCGGATGATCGATCTGGCGGCGCGGATGGCCGGGCATATGCAGGTGTCGGCGACATGA
- the arsJ gene encoding organoarsenical effux MFS transporter ArsJ, whose translation MTAAARAGVRAYAAVTGAYWGFTLTDGALRMLVLLHFNALGYSPVELALLFVLYEACGVVTNLVGGWVATRFGLRATLWSGLALQIGALLMLASLDPAWGREAGVIWAVLAQGLAGIAKDLTKMSAKSAIKAVVPDDPASGGGLLFRWVALLTGSKNALKGVGFFLGGALLGGLGFQGGLVVMAAGLGVVLMAALVAVPAGLGGRARKAPFRGIFARNPAVNLLSAARLFLFGARDVWFVVGLPVFLHDGLGWSFARTGGFMAVWTIGYGIVQASAPALVRRRGAPVAGDPAVGDPVARDAARIWAAVLAVIPAAMAAALAGDPTLDMAAWIVVGGLLAFGVVFAINSAVHSYLILAYAEGDRIALNVGFYYMANAMGRLVGTLASGLLFAAGGLALCLAGSAVMVALSFLIALALPVPPAADPTAPLQDLPE comes from the coding sequence ATGACCGCCGCCGCGCGCGCGGGTGTCCGGGCCTATGCCGCCGTCACCGGCGCCTATTGGGGCTTCACGCTGACCGACGGCGCGCTGCGCATGCTGGTGCTGCTGCATTTCAACGCCCTCGGCTACAGCCCGGTCGAACTCGCCCTGCTGTTCGTGCTCTATGAAGCCTGTGGCGTGGTCACCAATCTGGTCGGTGGCTGGGTCGCCACGCGGTTCGGCCTGCGGGCCACGCTGTGGTCGGGGCTGGCGCTTCAGATCGGCGCGCTGCTGATGCTGGCGTCGCTCGATCCGGCCTGGGGGCGTGAGGCCGGGGTGATCTGGGCGGTGCTGGCGCAAGGATTGGCCGGCATCGCCAAGGATCTGACCAAGATGAGCGCCAAGAGCGCGATCAAGGCCGTGGTCCCGGATGATCCCGCATCCGGCGGCGGGTTGTTGTTCCGTTGGGTGGCGCTGCTCACCGGGTCGAAGAACGCGCTGAAGGGCGTGGGCTTCTTCCTGGGCGGCGCCCTGCTGGGCGGGCTGGGCTTTCAGGGCGGGTTGGTCGTGATGGCGGCGGGTCTTGGCGTGGTGCTTATGGCGGCGCTCGTCGCCGTGCCCGCGGGGCTGGGCGGACGGGCGCGCAAGGCGCCGTTCCGTGGCATCTTCGCCCGCAATCCGGCGGTCAACCTGCTGTCGGCGGCCCGGCTGTTCCTGTTCGGGGCCCGCGATGTCTGGTTCGTGGTCGGGCTGCCGGTGTTCCTGCATGACGGGTTGGGCTGGAGCTTCGCGCGTACCGGCGGCTTCATGGCGGTCTGGACCATCGGCTATGGCATCGTTCAGGCGTCGGCGCCGGCGCTGGTTCGTCGGCGTGGGGCGCCGGTCGCAGGCGATCCGGCTGTGGGTGATCCCGTGGCCCGCGATGCCGCACGGATCTGGGCGGCGGTGCTTGCCGTGATTCCGGCGGCGATGGCGGCGGCACTTGCCGGCGATCCCACGCTGGACATGGCGGCCTGGATCGTGGTTGGCGGGCTGCTGGCCTTCGGCGTGGTGTTCGCGATCAATTCGGCCGTGCATTCCTATCTGATTCTGGCCTATGCGGAAGGCGACCGGATCGCGCTGAATGTCGGCTTCTATTACATGGCCAATGCCATGGGACGGCTGGTGGGCACGCTGGCCTCGGGGCTGCTGTTCGCGGCCGGCGGTCTGGCCTTGTGTCTGGCGGGCTCGGCGGTGATGGTAGCACTCTCCTTTCTGATCGCGCTGGCGCTGCCGGTGCCGCCCGCCGCCGATCCCACGGCACCGCTTCAGGATCTGCCCGAATGA
- the arsB gene encoding ACR3 family arsenite efflux transporter gives MTDHTPAMSPISRFERHLTLWVALAIAAGIALGAAFPQATGALAGAEIARINLPVAVLVWAMIFPMMLGIAPRAVLDAGRRPAGLVLTLVVNWLIKPFTMAALGILFFEHVFADLVDPQDARAYIAGMILLGVAPCTAMVFVWSRLVDGDGAFTLAQVGINDLVMILAFAPLAALLLGVAEVFVPWDTLLLSVLLFVVIPFAAAMLVRARMLRSGGGGQRALDDLSHRLKPWGAGALILTVALLFAFQGQRVLDRPLGVVLVAVPLLVQSYGIFALAYLAARVMKLPFSVAAPAALIGTSNFFELAVAVAIGLFGIDSGAVLATVVGVLVEVPVMLSLVAFARRTRHWFPAATA, from the coding sequence ATGACCGACCATACGCCCGCCATGTCGCCGATCAGCCGCTTCGAACGCCACCTGACCCTGTGGGTGGCGCTGGCGATCGCGGCCGGCATCGCGCTTGGTGCGGCGTTCCCGCAGGCGACAGGCGCGCTGGCCGGGGCCGAGATCGCGCGGATCAACCTGCCGGTCGCGGTACTGGTCTGGGCGATGATCTTCCCGATGATGCTGGGCATCGCGCCGCGCGCGGTGCTGGATGCCGGCCGCCGCCCCGCCGGGCTGGTGCTGACCCTGGTGGTCAACTGGCTGATCAAGCCCTTCACCATGGCGGCGCTCGGCATCCTGTTCTTCGAGCATGTGTTCGCGGATCTGGTCGATCCGCAGGATGCCCGGGCCTATATCGCCGGCATGATCCTGCTGGGGGTGGCGCCATGCACGGCGATGGTCTTCGTCTGGTCGCGGCTGGTGGATGGCGATGGCGCCTTCACCCTGGCGCAGGTGGGCATCAATGACCTGGTGATGATCCTGGCCTTCGCGCCGCTGGCCGCCCTGCTGCTGGGCGTGGCCGAGGTGTTCGTGCCCTGGGACACGCTGCTGCTGTCGGTGCTGCTGTTCGTGGTGATCCCGTTCGCGGCCGCCATGCTGGTGCGGGCGCGGATGCTGCGGTCAGGCGGTGGCGGACAGCGCGCGCTCGACGATCTGTCGCACCGGCTGAAGCCCTGGGGTGCGGGCGCGCTGATCCTGACCGTGGCCCTGTTGTTCGCGTTTCAGGGCCAGCGGGTGCTGGACCGGCCGTTGGGCGTGGTGCTGGTGGCGGTGCCGCTGCTGGTGCAATCCTATGGCATCTTCGCCCTGGCCTATCTGGCGGCGCGGGTGATGAAGCTGCCGTTCTCGGTGGCGGCGCCGGCGGCGCTGATCGGCACCTCGAATTTCTTCGAACTGGCGGTGGCGGTGGCGATCGGCCTGTTCGGCATCGACAGCGGCGCCGTGCTCGCAACCGTGGTCGGCGTTCTGGTCGAGGTGCCGGTGATGCTGTCGCTGGTGGCCTTCGCCCGCCGCACCCGGCACTGGTTTCCGGCCGCGACGGCCTGA